From a region of the Halomonas sp. HL-93 genome:
- the ispE gene encoding 4-(cytidine 5'-diphospho)-2-C-methyl-D-erythritol kinase, with protein sequence MTTLTLPAPAKLNRLLHITGRREDGYHRLQTLFQIVNLCDQLTLSARDDGIIQLISRVPGVADSDNLIVRAARLLQQASGTRQGATLALDKKLPMGGGLGGGSSDAATTLLGLNVLWQLGFSLDELAQLGLQLGADVPVFVYGRSAWAEGVGEQLTPVMLDTPWFVIIHPGVSVSTPAVFKDPQLTRDSRPITMARALQGGASEWRNDCEAVVKQRYPAIAETLDWLSQHAPSRLTGTGACVFAAFENAQTAYAVAEAAGHHGPAWVARGLNTSPLHDALGC encoded by the coding sequence ATGACGACCTTAACGCTGCCCGCGCCCGCCAAGCTGAATCGGCTGTTACACATTACCGGCCGTCGTGAAGACGGCTACCATCGGCTGCAAACGCTGTTTCAGATCGTTAACTTGTGCGACCAGTTGACACTTAGCGCGCGCGATGACGGCATCATCCAACTAATTAGCCGTGTGCCTGGCGTCGCCGATAGCGACAATCTGATCGTACGTGCCGCACGGCTGCTCCAGCAGGCCAGCGGCACCCGACAGGGCGCGACGCTGGCATTGGACAAAAAGCTACCCATGGGTGGCGGGCTTGGCGGCGGCAGCTCCGATGCGGCCACAACGCTACTGGGCCTCAATGTGCTCTGGCAGCTGGGTTTTTCGCTTGATGAGCTGGCCCAACTGGGGCTACAGCTAGGCGCTGATGTCCCCGTATTTGTGTATGGCCGTAGTGCCTGGGCGGAAGGCGTTGGAGAGCAGCTTACGCCGGTCATGCTCGACACCCCCTGGTTTGTGATTATTCACCCCGGCGTTAGCGTTTCAACGCCTGCTGTATTCAAGGACCCGCAATTGACACGCGACAGCCGCCCCATTACTATGGCGCGCGCACTGCAGGGGGGAGCGTCGGAGTGGCGCAACGACTGTGAAGCCGTGGTCAAACAGCGCTATCCAGCCATTGCGGAAACGCTAGACTGGCTATCACAGCATGCACCGAGCCGGTTAACCGGCACAGGGGCCTGCGTGTTTGCTGCATTTGAGAATGCGCAGACGGCATACGCAGTTGCCGAGGCGGCGGGCCATCACGGACCAGCCTGGGTAGCACGCGGACTCAACACCTCTCCTCTACATGATGCTTTGGGCTGCTGA
- the lolB gene encoding lipoprotein insertase outer membrane protein LolB, protein MACAVAVLLAGCATQAPQDESGRQAGDWEAQEAEVEALDTWTLVGKAGLRTPDENTSANLDWNQHPHYFRMLISGPFGGGRTVLEGSEGRFSLSNGDGQFEAETPEALMEEQLGWSLPVRAMPDWTRGLPGDDDNYQLETDEFGFPSHLEQDGWEIDYREWEQYNGLWLPRRLVMNYDDIRITLIVNEWRPTDDEDE, encoded by the coding sequence ATGGCCTGTGCGGTGGCGGTATTACTCGCCGGGTGTGCCACCCAGGCACCGCAAGATGAAAGCGGTCGACAAGCCGGTGACTGGGAGGCCCAAGAGGCCGAGGTTGAAGCACTCGACACCTGGACCCTGGTAGGTAAGGCCGGGCTACGCACTCCTGACGAAAACACCAGTGCCAACCTCGACTGGAATCAGCATCCGCATTACTTTCGCATGCTGATTAGCGGTCCCTTTGGCGGTGGCCGTACCGTGTTGGAAGGCAGCGAGGGGCGCTTCTCGCTGTCTAACGGCGACGGCCAGTTTGAAGCAGAAACCCCAGAAGCACTGATGGAAGAACAACTCGGCTGGTCACTGCCGGTCCGCGCCATGCCCGACTGGACGCGCGGCCTGCCCGGGGATGACGACAACTACCAGTTGGAAACCGATGAGTTTGGCTTCCCAAGCCACCTGGAACAGGATGGTTGGGAAATTGACTATCGCGAATGGGAGCAATACAACGGGCTTTGGCTACCGCGCCGCCTGGTCATGAACTATGACGATATTCGCATCACCCTAATCGTCAATGAGTGGCGTCCCACGGATGACGAGGACGAATAA
- a CDS encoding tetratricopeptide repeat protein encodes MPPRLLLFPLAAITLFVSGCQLSPNAHDERLPFTDDPMRNAPPISQGLDAAGLSTLLQAEFAGQRGDFKRASQGYLEAAERFGAEELAERATFAARFSDDDSLIEEAAQGWKALNPQAETPNRLLAALSLQQGNWLESLERRLALTAANQDGELTGFAETAIAEQGPLDSLLNRLVEHLNQTPPSDPVQQADALLAAALWEAALGRTEQARGYLDQASGLTERPTLLLVEGQLAFETDNPARARQAAQQGLQDNPDDVRFLLLLAQAEIRLDNLDAAQQQTDALLDRHSGSDALRVALAQLYLDEGYAAPAQRLLKPLVGQDNTPNLAYYLLGLIAQSEDDTENALLYYRQVDGGEEFLPARATAAQMLIDDDRLIDARAFLRVERMRHEDYFSDLVKLEVQLLDELGRTADAEALLARELTRTPDDTELLYHRAMRAWEMGDVEQMEQDLRHVISIEPDNAVALNALGYTLADLDLPDRLEEARELIERAYKLDADNPAVLDSLGWVHYRLGDPQEALTWLERAYSRMPDQEIAAHLAEVLHALGRSDEARQIINDVQQRTANHPTIDALIQRYPELDPADSL; translated from the coding sequence ATGCCACCACGTTTGCTGCTATTCCCCCTGGCCGCCATCACGCTATTCGTGAGCGGCTGTCAGTTGTCGCCCAATGCCCACGATGAGCGGCTGCCGTTTACCGATGACCCCATGCGTAACGCCCCGCCCATTTCGCAGGGGCTGGACGCTGCCGGCTTAAGCACGCTGCTGCAGGCAGAGTTTGCTGGGCAGCGCGGCGACTTCAAGCGCGCAAGCCAAGGCTACCTTGAAGCTGCAGAACGCTTCGGCGCGGAGGAACTGGCTGAGCGAGCGACCTTTGCCGCTCGCTTTAGCGATGACGACAGCCTGATTGAGGAGGCAGCACAGGGCTGGAAAGCGCTCAACCCTCAGGCCGAAACCCCGAACCGGCTGTTGGCTGCTCTATCGCTGCAACAGGGCAATTGGCTAGAAAGCCTGGAGCGCCGTCTCGCCTTGACAGCGGCCAACCAGGATGGCGAGCTAACCGGCTTTGCTGAAACGGCGATTGCTGAACAGGGCCCGCTTGACAGCTTGCTGAACCGCCTCGTCGAGCACTTAAATCAAACGCCGCCCAGCGACCCAGTGCAGCAAGCCGATGCACTGCTGGCGGCTGCACTTTGGGAAGCGGCATTGGGGCGTACCGAGCAAGCCCGTGGCTACCTTGATCAAGCCTCTGGTTTGACTGAGCGGCCCACGCTGCTACTGGTAGAAGGTCAGCTGGCATTTGAAACCGACAATCCCGCCAGGGCGCGTCAGGCGGCCCAGCAAGGCCTGCAGGACAACCCAGACGATGTGCGCTTTTTACTGCTGCTGGCTCAAGCCGAGATCCGCCTTGATAATCTGGACGCCGCCCAACAGCAAACCGATGCGCTGCTCGACCGTCATTCAGGCAGCGATGCATTGCGGGTCGCCCTGGCGCAGCTTTACTTAGATGAGGGTTATGCCGCCCCCGCGCAGCGCCTACTCAAGCCACTGGTGGGTCAAGATAATACGCCTAACCTGGCCTATTATTTACTTGGGTTAATCGCCCAGTCCGAAGACGACACCGAGAACGCGCTGCTCTACTATCGTCAGGTAGATGGTGGCGAGGAGTTTTTACCGGCACGCGCTACAGCGGCGCAAATGCTCATCGATGACGACCGGCTAATCGACGCGCGCGCCTTCTTGCGCGTCGAGCGCATGCGTCATGAAGATTACTTTAGCGACTTAGTTAAACTGGAAGTACAGTTGCTCGACGAACTCGGCCGCACCGCTGACGCAGAAGCTCTGCTCGCCCGCGAACTAACGCGCACGCCCGATGACACTGAGCTGCTTTACCATCGAGCAATGCGTGCCTGGGAGATGGGTGACGTTGAGCAAATGGAACAGGATCTGCGCCACGTAATCAGCATCGAACCCGACAACGCCGTGGCACTCAATGCGCTAGGTTATACCCTAGCGGATCTGGATCTTCCTGACCGCCTGGAGGAAGCTCGCGAATTGATTGAGCGCGCCTACAAGCTAGATGCTGATAATCCAGCCGTTCTCGATAGCCTCGGCTGGGTGCACTACCGCCTCGGCGACCCTCAGGAAGCGCTCACTTGGCTGGAACGAGCTTATTCACGCATGCCCGATCAGGAAATTGCCGCTCACCTGGCTGAAGTACTGCATGCCCTTGGACGAAGTGACGAAGCGCGCCAGATTATCAATGACGTACAGCAGCGCACCGCAAACCACCCAACCATTGATGCATTAATACAGCGCTATCCCGAACTCGACCCGGCAGATTCCCTCTAA
- the hemA gene encoding glutamyl-tRNA reductase yields the protein MTLLALGINHRTASVAVREQVAFTPAQLDHALAELRALPQISEAAVLSTCNRTELYCVTNAAGEQIVLDWLGRFHQLKVDELTRCAYHYLDNEAVRHLMRVAVGLDSMVLGEPQILGQLKDAYQQAREAQGLGSELERLFQHTFAVAKQVRTETGIGKNPVSVAYAAVSMASRIFDDFGRSRALLIGAGETIELVARHLHEAGVRKLTVANRTRERAEKISGPLGGTAITLPEIPAALEEADIVISSTAAPLPILGKGMVERALKKRRHRPVFMVDIAVPRDIEPEVGELADVFLYTVDDLEEVIQENRRHRQVAADQAESLIEHGVSGWQHERRIRHGGELIRGYRRHGESLRDTARDQALERLARGEDPAKVVERLAHQLANRLMHQPTQTLRDAASQEDHVLLEAAPRLLMPPKPAFEKPSTSTANRQKDDTPA from the coding sequence ATGACGCTCCTTGCCCTGGGAATTAATCATCGCACCGCCAGCGTAGCCGTGCGGGAACAAGTTGCTTTCACACCGGCGCAGCTCGACCACGCGCTGGCGGAATTGCGTGCGCTGCCGCAAATCAGCGAGGCGGCGGTGCTATCGACCTGTAACCGCACAGAGCTTTATTGCGTCACTAACGCGGCGGGTGAGCAAATCGTACTTGACTGGCTGGGCCGCTTTCATCAATTAAAAGTGGATGAGTTGACCCGCTGCGCCTACCACTACCTGGACAACGAAGCGGTACGCCACCTGATGCGCGTGGCCGTGGGACTGGATTCCATGGTGCTGGGTGAGCCGCAAATTCTTGGTCAGTTGAAAGACGCCTATCAGCAGGCCCGTGAAGCTCAGGGGCTGGGTAGTGAGCTTGAGCGGTTATTCCAGCATACCTTTGCGGTTGCCAAACAGGTGCGTACGGAAACCGGTATCGGTAAAAACCCGGTGTCGGTGGCTTATGCGGCGGTCAGTATGGCAAGCCGGATTTTCGACGACTTTGGTCGCTCGCGGGCGCTGCTGATCGGGGCAGGAGAAACCATCGAGTTAGTCGCCCGGCATCTCCATGAGGCGGGAGTTCGCAAACTGACGGTTGCTAACCGTACCCGCGAGCGAGCCGAGAAAATTTCGGGGCCGTTAGGCGGCACCGCGATTACTCTGCCGGAGATTCCGGCCGCGTTGGAAGAGGCCGATATCGTCATTTCCTCGACGGCGGCACCACTGCCAATTTTGGGCAAGGGAATGGTTGAGCGTGCCCTGAAAAAACGCCGTCATCGCCCGGTGTTCATGGTTGATATTGCCGTGCCGCGCGATATCGAGCCTGAGGTGGGTGAGCTTGCCGATGTTTTCCTCTACACAGTTGATGACCTTGAAGAAGTCATTCAGGAAAACCGCCGCCATCGCCAAGTGGCAGCCGACCAAGCTGAGTCTCTGATTGAGCATGGTGTTAGCGGCTGGCAGCATGAGCGGCGCATTCGTCATGGCGGCGAGCTTATTCGCGGCTACCGCCGTCACGGGGAGTCGCTGCGTGATACAGCACGAGATCAGGCCTTGGAGCGATTGGCGCGCGGCGAAGACCCGGCCAAGGTCGTCGAGCGCCTGGCCCACCAGCTGGCCAATCGGCTGATGCATCAACCGACACAAACGCTGCGCGATGCCGCATCTCAAGAGGATCACGTGTTATTGGAGGCGGCGCCGCGCCTCTTGATGCCGCCTAAGCCCGCCTTTGAGAAACCATCGACATCGACGGCCAATCGCCAGAAGGATGACACGCCCGCATGA
- the prfA gene encoding peptide chain release factor 1, producing the protein MKETLRQRLDSFADRFEELSMLLSDPEVIHDQQRFRDYSREYSELDELVGAWQRYRRIESDIEAAQQLSQDSDPEIRELAEMEIDDGREQLDTLDTELKRLLVPKDPDDGRGVYLEVRAGTGGDEASLFAGDLFRMYSRYAEKRGWRVEVVSASHGEQGGYKEVISRVKGDGVYARLKFESGAHRVQRVPATESQGRIHTSACTVAVMPEVDDVGDVDINSADLRVDTFRSSGAGGQHVNTTDSAIRITHLPSGVVVECQEERSQHKNRAKAMSLLAAKLKQSAQDAQRQSQADARRSLVGSGDRSERIRTYNFPQGRITDHRINLTLYKLTEVVSGEQLDDVIDPLVHEYQAEQLSALQNA; encoded by the coding sequence ATGAAAGAAACTCTGCGCCAACGTTTAGATAGTTTTGCCGACCGGTTTGAAGAGCTGTCAATGCTGCTGTCTGACCCTGAGGTGATTCACGATCAGCAACGTTTTCGTGACTACTCCCGTGAATATTCAGAGCTTGATGAGTTGGTAGGTGCCTGGCAGCGCTATCGTCGCATTGAAAGCGATATCGAGGCAGCGCAGCAGCTCAGCCAGGACAGCGACCCGGAGATACGTGAGCTCGCTGAGATGGAGATTGACGACGGTCGCGAGCAGTTGGACACGCTGGATACAGAGCTTAAACGGCTGCTAGTGCCCAAAGACCCGGATGATGGTCGCGGGGTTTACTTGGAAGTCCGCGCGGGTACCGGCGGCGATGAAGCCTCGTTGTTTGCCGGTGATCTTTTCCGCATGTATTCCCGCTATGCCGAAAAGCGTGGCTGGCGTGTGGAAGTCGTCAGTGCCAGTCACGGCGAGCAGGGTGGATATAAAGAAGTTATTTCGCGGGTCAAAGGCGACGGTGTGTATGCCCGCTTGAAGTTCGAGTCGGGCGCCCACCGCGTGCAACGCGTCCCCGCGACCGAATCCCAGGGGCGTATTCACACCTCGGCGTGTACCGTGGCTGTGATGCCAGAAGTTGACGATGTTGGCGATGTGGATATCAACTCTGCAGATTTGCGAGTCGATACCTTCCGCTCCAGCGGCGCGGGCGGTCAGCACGTCAATACCACCGACTCGGCAATTCGCATTACCCACTTGCCGTCGGGCGTAGTCGTCGAATGTCAGGAAGAGCGCAGCCAGCACAAGAACCGCGCCAAGGCGATGTCGTTGCTGGCGGCGAAATTGAAACAAAGCGCACAAGATGCCCAGCGCCAGAGCCAGGCCGATGCTCGCCGTTCGTTGGTGGGTTCGGGTGATCGCAGTGAGCGTATTCGCACGTATAATTTTCCTCAAGGGCGAATTACCGATCACCGCATCAACCTCACGTTGTATAAGTTAACCGAAGTGGTCAGCGGTGAGCAGCTCGATGACGTCATTGACCCGCTGGTGCATGAGTATCAGGCGGAACAATTATCCGCCCTGCAGAATGCCTGA